The proteins below are encoded in one region of Acanthochromis polyacanthus isolate Apoly-LR-REF ecotype Palm Island chromosome 4, KAUST_Apoly_ChrSc, whole genome shotgun sequence:
- the LOC110945610 gene encoding afadin- and alpha-actinin-binding protein-like isoform X1, which produces MPESSTVKDVLSSSVECRTSPLRRFSLTSLHRNSLGVFCSEDNVQECLSHISQELSSFGLPPVWTAGGGSELNIVAVLNCMYDLIQLHRRGLRTLENMEVEQLKSNSNVDFLQLSTTRLKEQLEISKRENTGLLERERQLQLKVKSLQNCLKNEKEEVQKLQNVIASRASQYNHEMKRKEREFNKLKERLNQLLVDKKEKKQAIDVLNNIGRADGKRSLWKTEKTEAKHEGEMYKTLLSDYDTRQRELQLENAELRKVLQQMKKDMVSILSSRKQAAKGDKHEHGGTQAASEEEDEVFDSSKDSVELYCVHAREKLTNSIRLQWRRLKSHVERLDSQVSSAQTSESKTADAVPRETHEEEMDRLKLEIQQCKDFIQAQQQLLQQQLSSPCDEETASLLSDCYMLQEKERLGDEWKTLEEQRKIFERERRNFTEAAIRLSHERKAFEEERATWLKHQFLNLSPFSDSKKPSLSKSKSAFLISAETEVSAAVAPEKFIKHQSEPPSCVPLTSPSTADLYRTLCLIPEDSSTKPKTKMEHVEESSVFCGNAPVRHKLWDDIQDRTLSQEKNSSI; this is translated from the exons ATGCCAGAGTCCTCCACGG tgAAGGACGTCCTCAGCAGCTCTGTTGAATGTAGAACATCCCCCTTGAGGCGGTTCAGCCTGACGTCGCTGCACAGAAACTCTCTCGGTGTTTTCTGCTCAGAGGACAACGTTCAGGAATGTCTGTCACACATCAGTCAG GAGTTATCGTCTTTCGGTCTTCCACCGGTTTGGACGGCCGGCGGCGGCTCGGAGCTGAACATCGTGGCCGTGCTGAACTGCATGTATGACCTGATTCAGCTGCACCGCCGGGGCCTCCGAACGCTGGAGAACATGGAAGTGGAGCAGCTGAAGTCCAACAGCAACGTGGACTTTCTGCAGCTGAGCACCACACGGCTGAAG gaGCAGCTTGAAATCTCTAAAAGAGAAAACACGGGACTCCTTGAGAGAGAACGACAGCTACAGCTGAAAGTGAAGAGTTTACAGAACTGCCTGAAAAACGAAAAAGAAGAG GTGCAGAAACTTCAGAATGTAATCGCGAGTCGAGCCAGCCAGTACAATCATGAGATGAAAAGGAAAGAACGAGAGTTTAACAAACTAAAGGAGCGATTAAATCAACTTCTGGTTGataaaaaggagaagaaacaaG CCATTGACGTATTGAACAACATTGGGAGAGCTGATGGGAAGAGAAGCCTTTGGAAAACTGAAAAGACAGAAGCAAA GCATGAGGGGGAAATGTACAAGACTCTGCTGAGCGACTACGACACCCGACAGAGGGAGCTCCAGCTGGAAAACGCAGAGCTGAGGAAAGTGCTGCAGCAGATGAAGAAAGACATGGTGTCCATTCTGAGCTCTAGAAAACAGGCAGCGAAAGGCGACAAACACGAACACGGAGGCACGCAG GCTGCTTCAGAGGAAGAGGACGAGGTGTTTGATTCCAGTAAGGACAGCGTGGAGCTGTACTGCGTTCATGCTCGGGAGAAGCTGACCAACAGTATTCGTCTGCAGTGGAGGAGGCTGAAGAGTCACGTTGAGCGACTGGACAGCCAAG TTTCTTCAGCTCAGACAAGTGAGAGTAAAACCGCCGATGCCGTTCCACGAGAGACTCACGAGGAGGAGATGGACCGACTGAAGCTGGAGATTCAACAGTGCAAAGACTTCATTCAAGCGCAACAGCAGCTGCTACAG cagcagctcagctctccaTGCGATGAGGAAACTGCATCCCTGCTGAGCGACTGCTACATGCTGCAGGAGAAGGAGCGACTCGGAGACGAGTGGAAGACcctggaggagcagaggaagatcttcgagagggagaggaggaactTCACAGAGGCAGCTATCAGACTGAGCCACGAG AGGAAGGCCTTCGAGGAGGAGCGCGCCACGTGGCTCAAACACCAGTTTTTGAACCTGAGTCCATTTTCAGACTCAAAGAAACCTTCGCTGTCAAAGTCTAAAAGTGCCTTTTTAATAT CAGCTGAAACGGAGGTGAGTGCTGCTGTGGCTCCGGAGAAGTTCATCAAACACCAATCAGAACCACCCAGCTGTGTCCCGCTGACGTCGCCTTCCACTGCCGACCTGTACCGCACACTCTGCCTTATCCCAGAGGACAG CTCAACAAAACCAAAGACAAAGATGGAACACGTTGAAGAGTCGAGCGTATTTTGTGGAAACGCTCCGGTCCGACACAAACTGTGGGACGACATCCAAGACCGGACGCTCTCTCAGGAAAAGAACAGCTCCATATGA
- the LOC110945610 gene encoding afadin- and alpha-actinin-binding protein-like isoform X2, with protein sequence MPESSTVKDVLSSSVECRTSPLRRFSLTSLHRNSLGVFCSEDNVQECLSHISQELSSFGLPPVWTAGGGSELNIVAVLNCMYDLIQLHRRGLRTLENMEVEQLKSNSNVDFLQLSTTRLKEQLEISKRENTGLLERERQLQLKVKSLQNCLKNEKEEVQKLQNVIASRASQYNHEMKRKEREFNKLKERLNQLLVDKKEKKQAIDVLNNIGRADGKRSLWKTEKTEAKHEGEMYKTLLSDYDTRQRELQLENAELRKVLQQMKKDMVSILSSRKQAAKGDKHEHGGTQAASEEEDEVFDSSKDSVELYCVHAREKLTNSIRLQWRRLKSHVERLDSQVSSAQTSESKTADAVPRETHEEEMDRLKLEIQQCKDFIQAQQQLLQQQLSSPCDEETASLLSDCYMLQEKERLGDEWKTLEEQRKIFERERRNFTEAAIRLSHERKAFEEERATWLKHQFLNLSPFSDSKKPSLSKSKSAFLISETEVSAAVAPEKFIKHQSEPPSCVPLTSPSTADLYRTLCLIPEDSSTKPKTKMEHVEESSVFCGNAPVRHKLWDDIQDRTLSQEKNSSI encoded by the exons ATGCCAGAGTCCTCCACGG tgAAGGACGTCCTCAGCAGCTCTGTTGAATGTAGAACATCCCCCTTGAGGCGGTTCAGCCTGACGTCGCTGCACAGAAACTCTCTCGGTGTTTTCTGCTCAGAGGACAACGTTCAGGAATGTCTGTCACACATCAGTCAG GAGTTATCGTCTTTCGGTCTTCCACCGGTTTGGACGGCCGGCGGCGGCTCGGAGCTGAACATCGTGGCCGTGCTGAACTGCATGTATGACCTGATTCAGCTGCACCGCCGGGGCCTCCGAACGCTGGAGAACATGGAAGTGGAGCAGCTGAAGTCCAACAGCAACGTGGACTTTCTGCAGCTGAGCACCACACGGCTGAAG gaGCAGCTTGAAATCTCTAAAAGAGAAAACACGGGACTCCTTGAGAGAGAACGACAGCTACAGCTGAAAGTGAAGAGTTTACAGAACTGCCTGAAAAACGAAAAAGAAGAG GTGCAGAAACTTCAGAATGTAATCGCGAGTCGAGCCAGCCAGTACAATCATGAGATGAAAAGGAAAGAACGAGAGTTTAACAAACTAAAGGAGCGATTAAATCAACTTCTGGTTGataaaaaggagaagaaacaaG CCATTGACGTATTGAACAACATTGGGAGAGCTGATGGGAAGAGAAGCCTTTGGAAAACTGAAAAGACAGAAGCAAA GCATGAGGGGGAAATGTACAAGACTCTGCTGAGCGACTACGACACCCGACAGAGGGAGCTCCAGCTGGAAAACGCAGAGCTGAGGAAAGTGCTGCAGCAGATGAAGAAAGACATGGTGTCCATTCTGAGCTCTAGAAAACAGGCAGCGAAAGGCGACAAACACGAACACGGAGGCACGCAG GCTGCTTCAGAGGAAGAGGACGAGGTGTTTGATTCCAGTAAGGACAGCGTGGAGCTGTACTGCGTTCATGCTCGGGAGAAGCTGACCAACAGTATTCGTCTGCAGTGGAGGAGGCTGAAGAGTCACGTTGAGCGACTGGACAGCCAAG TTTCTTCAGCTCAGACAAGTGAGAGTAAAACCGCCGATGCCGTTCCACGAGAGACTCACGAGGAGGAGATGGACCGACTGAAGCTGGAGATTCAACAGTGCAAAGACTTCATTCAAGCGCAACAGCAGCTGCTACAG cagcagctcagctctccaTGCGATGAGGAAACTGCATCCCTGCTGAGCGACTGCTACATGCTGCAGGAGAAGGAGCGACTCGGAGACGAGTGGAAGACcctggaggagcagaggaagatcttcgagagggagaggaggaactTCACAGAGGCAGCTATCAGACTGAGCCACGAG AGGAAGGCCTTCGAGGAGGAGCGCGCCACGTGGCTCAAACACCAGTTTTTGAACCTGAGTCCATTTTCAGACTCAAAGAAACCTTCGCTGTCAAAGTCTAAAAGTGCCTTTTTAATAT CTGAAACGGAGGTGAGTGCTGCTGTGGCTCCGGAGAAGTTCATCAAACACCAATCAGAACCACCCAGCTGTGTCCCGCTGACGTCGCCTTCCACTGCCGACCTGTACCGCACACTCTGCCTTATCCCAGAGGACAG CTCAACAAAACCAAAGACAAAGATGGAACACGTTGAAGAGTCGAGCGTATTTTGTGGAAACGCTCCGGTCCGACACAAACTGTGGGACGACATCCAAGACCGGACGCTCTCTCAGGAAAAGAACAGCTCCATATGA
- the LOC110945610 gene encoding afadin- and alpha-actinin-binding protein-like isoform X3 — MPESSTVKDVLSSSVECRTSPLRRFSLTSLHRNSLGVFCSEDNVQECLSHISQELSSFGLPPVWTAGGGSELNIVAVLNCMYDLIQLHRRGLRTLENMEVEQLKSNSNVDFLQLSTTRLKEQLEISKRENTGLLERERQLQLKVKSLQNCLKNEKEEVQKLQNVIASRASQYNHEMKRKEREFNKLKERLNQLLVDKKEKKQAIDVLNNIGRADGKRSLWKTEKTEAKHEGEMYKTLLSDYDTRQRELQLENAELRKVLQQMKKDMVSILSSRKQAAKGDKHEHGGTQAASEEEDEVFDSSKDSVELYCVHAREKLTNSIRLQWRRLKSHVERLDSQVSSAQTSESKTADAVPRETHEEEMDRLKLEIQQCKDFIQAQQQLLQQLSSPCDEETASLLSDCYMLQEKERLGDEWKTLEEQRKIFERERRNFTEAAIRLSHERKAFEEERATWLKHQFLNLSPFSDSKKPSLSKSKSAFLISAETEVSAAVAPEKFIKHQSEPPSCVPLTSPSTADLYRTLCLIPEDSSTKPKTKMEHVEESSVFCGNAPVRHKLWDDIQDRTLSQEKNSSI; from the exons ATGCCAGAGTCCTCCACGG tgAAGGACGTCCTCAGCAGCTCTGTTGAATGTAGAACATCCCCCTTGAGGCGGTTCAGCCTGACGTCGCTGCACAGAAACTCTCTCGGTGTTTTCTGCTCAGAGGACAACGTTCAGGAATGTCTGTCACACATCAGTCAG GAGTTATCGTCTTTCGGTCTTCCACCGGTTTGGACGGCCGGCGGCGGCTCGGAGCTGAACATCGTGGCCGTGCTGAACTGCATGTATGACCTGATTCAGCTGCACCGCCGGGGCCTCCGAACGCTGGAGAACATGGAAGTGGAGCAGCTGAAGTCCAACAGCAACGTGGACTTTCTGCAGCTGAGCACCACACGGCTGAAG gaGCAGCTTGAAATCTCTAAAAGAGAAAACACGGGACTCCTTGAGAGAGAACGACAGCTACAGCTGAAAGTGAAGAGTTTACAGAACTGCCTGAAAAACGAAAAAGAAGAG GTGCAGAAACTTCAGAATGTAATCGCGAGTCGAGCCAGCCAGTACAATCATGAGATGAAAAGGAAAGAACGAGAGTTTAACAAACTAAAGGAGCGATTAAATCAACTTCTGGTTGataaaaaggagaagaaacaaG CCATTGACGTATTGAACAACATTGGGAGAGCTGATGGGAAGAGAAGCCTTTGGAAAACTGAAAAGACAGAAGCAAA GCATGAGGGGGAAATGTACAAGACTCTGCTGAGCGACTACGACACCCGACAGAGGGAGCTCCAGCTGGAAAACGCAGAGCTGAGGAAAGTGCTGCAGCAGATGAAGAAAGACATGGTGTCCATTCTGAGCTCTAGAAAACAGGCAGCGAAAGGCGACAAACACGAACACGGAGGCACGCAG GCTGCTTCAGAGGAAGAGGACGAGGTGTTTGATTCCAGTAAGGACAGCGTGGAGCTGTACTGCGTTCATGCTCGGGAGAAGCTGACCAACAGTATTCGTCTGCAGTGGAGGAGGCTGAAGAGTCACGTTGAGCGACTGGACAGCCAAG TTTCTTCAGCTCAGACAAGTGAGAGTAAAACCGCCGATGCCGTTCCACGAGAGACTCACGAGGAGGAGATGGACCGACTGAAGCTGGAGATTCAACAGTGCAAAGACTTCATTCAAGCGCAACAGCAGCTGCTACAG cagctcagctctccaTGCGATGAGGAAACTGCATCCCTGCTGAGCGACTGCTACATGCTGCAGGAGAAGGAGCGACTCGGAGACGAGTGGAAGACcctggaggagcagaggaagatcttcgagagggagaggaggaactTCACAGAGGCAGCTATCAGACTGAGCCACGAG AGGAAGGCCTTCGAGGAGGAGCGCGCCACGTGGCTCAAACACCAGTTTTTGAACCTGAGTCCATTTTCAGACTCAAAGAAACCTTCGCTGTCAAAGTCTAAAAGTGCCTTTTTAATAT CAGCTGAAACGGAGGTGAGTGCTGCTGTGGCTCCGGAGAAGTTCATCAAACACCAATCAGAACCACCCAGCTGTGTCCCGCTGACGTCGCCTTCCACTGCCGACCTGTACCGCACACTCTGCCTTATCCCAGAGGACAG CTCAACAAAACCAAAGACAAAGATGGAACACGTTGAAGAGTCGAGCGTATTTTGTGGAAACGCTCCGGTCCGACACAAACTGTGGGACGACATCCAAGACCGGACGCTCTCTCAGGAAAAGAACAGCTCCATATGA